The Podospora bellae-mahoneyi strain CBS 112042 chromosome 7, whole genome shotgun sequence genome includes a window with the following:
- the ATS1 gene encoding alpha tubulin suppressor (EggNog:ENOG503NUPQ; COG:D; COG:Z): MTTLLSFGSNGSGQLGLSHQEDVSSPSLVFTHHPSSTLPSSVAQIAAGGNHTLLLLTNNQVLYSGDSHNNNKITPTFTPPPLPTPPPTPIRSISATWSASHIATPSQIWVHGHGTKGELALGSGITSATSFQPIPNFPPSNTTIVSISASMSHAVAVLNNGQVYGWGAGRKGQLGPEPSPAVSSPRLVSCPFPVVKALCGKEFTLLLGPPQTGEFLVLGSDKFAIKSNAPSDLKGWKDAGASWGSVILLKEDGSLISWGRDDHQQLAPSDIGPVEKIAVGSEHALALTRDGKVLAWGWGEHGNCGSLEESNKERANVIQIPDEYNLEDHEVTALGAGCATSWIAFEKRR, from the coding sequence ATGACCACCCTCCTATCATTCGGCTCCAACGGCTCAGGCCAACTGGGCCTCTCCCACCAAGAAGacgtctcctccccctccctcgtcttcacccaccacccctcctcaaccctccccagctcAGTCGCCCAAATAGCCGCAGGAGGGaaccacaccctcctcctcctcaccaacaaccaagtCCTCTACTCAGGCGACtctcacaacaacaacaaaatcACCCCAACCttcacccctccaccccttccaacacctcccccaaccccaataAGATCCATCTCAGCAACCTGGTCCGCCTCCCACATagccaccccctcccagatATGGGTCCACGGCCACGGAACAAAAGGTGAACTTGCCCTCGGCTCCGGCATCACCTCGGCCACCTccttccaacccatccccaactTTCCACCCTCGAACACAACAATCGTCTCTATATCGGCCAGCATGTCCCACGCCGTTGCTGTCCTGAACAACGGCCAAGTCTACGGTTGGGGCGCAGGTCGTAAAGGCCAGCTAGGTCCTGAACCATCACCCGCGGTGTCTTCACCAAGGTTAGTATCCTGTCCTTTCCCTGTGGTGAAAGCCCTTTGCGGGAAGGaattcaccctcctccttggccctCCTCAAACAGGAGAGTTTCTGGTATTAGGATCAGATAAATTCGCGATTAAATCCAACGCCCCCTCAGATCTAAAAGGTTGGAAGGACGCTGGTGCTAGCTGGGGGAGCGTCATCCTGTTAAAAGAGGACGGATCCCTCATCAGCTGGGGAAGGGATGACCACCAGCAACTTGCCCCATCGGACATTGGGCCAGTGGAAAAGATTGCTGTTGGGAGTGAGCATGCCCTGGCATTGACAAGAGACGGCAAAGTCCTAgcttggggctggggagaaCATGGCAACTGTGGATCACTTGAGGAGAGCAACAAGGAGAGGGCGAATGTCATTCAAATCCCGGATGAATACAACTTGGAGGATCATGAGGTTACAGCTCTAGGGGCAGGGTGCGCCACGAGTTGGATTGCCTTTGAGAAAAGGAGGTAA
- the TYR1 gene encoding prephenate dehydrogenase (NADP(+)) (EggNog:ENOG503NVI5; BUSCO:EOG09262CBI; COG:E), translated as MATASEFAWSKDFTIGLIGMGDMGRMYARRLASAGWSFHVPIQNFGRIWLANRCVLFLLFLFRVMACDREEKFEELAKEFADNTNIQILRNGHLVSRASNYIIYSVEAAAIGRVVEQFGPSTRLGAIVGGQTSCKDPEIKAFESYLPSDVDIVSCHSLHGPNVDPRGQPLVLIKHRASDESFQKVESVLSCLNSTHVYLTAKEHDRITADTQAVTHAAFLSMGKAWHANRQFPWEEGSRYIGGIENVKINLMLRIYAQKWHVYAGLAILNPEAHKQIGQFARSSTELFYLMLEGRSDELRERVYKAKEKVFGAEGSPKWAERPLLKEELLDRFSLNKPSGGKGGGRGLPNNHLSLLAMVDCWSALGIVPYDHMICSTPLFRLWLGVAEHLFRTPGLLDECLRVGIEDKSFRRDDLQFAIAAAGWAECVSLRQFDTWRERFAVTQKFFEPRFKGAVEVGQAMIKAVLESEKE; from the exons ATGGCGACGGCATCCGAGTTCGCGTGGTCGAAAGACTTCACCATCGGCCTCATCGGCATGGGCGACATGGGCAGGATGTATGCCCGCCGACTGGCCAGCGCTGGATGGAG TTTCCACGTTCCAATTCAGAACTTTGGTCGGATATGGTTGGCTAATCGTTgcgttctttttcttttgtttctttttaGAGTCATGGCCTGCGATAGAGAAGAAAAATTTGAAGAGCTTGCCAAGGAATTTGCAGACAAT ACCAATATTCAAATTCTCCGCAACGGCCACCTTGTTTCGCGAGCGAGCAATTATATCATCTACAGCGTCGAGGCGGCCGCCATTGGTCGTGTAGTCGAACAGTTCGGTCCAT CAACCCGTCTAGGCGCCATAGTCGGAGGCCAAACCTCCTGCAAAGACCCTGAGATCAAAGCATTTGAGTCCTACCTCCCATCCGACGTCGACATCGTTTCTTGTCATTCCCTCCACGGCCCCAACGTCGACCCCCGCGGGCAACCTTTAGTCCTGATCAAACACCGCGCCTCTGACGAATCTTTCCAGAAAGTCGAATCTGTCTTGTCATGCCTCAACTCTACACACGTCTACCTCACAGCCAAAGAGCACGACCGCATCACGGCCGACACCCAAGCCGTCACCCAcgccgccttcctctccatggGCAAAGCCTGGCACGCCAACCGCCAGTTCCCCTGGGAGGAAGGATCTCGCTACATCGGCGGGATCGAAAACGTGAAAATCAACCTCATGCTGAGGATCTACGCCCAAAAGTGGCACGTCTACGCCGGCTTAGCGATCCTCAACCCAGAGGCGCACAAGCAGATTGGGCAGTTTGCCCGGTCGAGTACTGAGTTGTTTTACCTCATGCTTGAGGGCAGATCCGATGAGTTGCGTGAGAGGGTGTACAAAGCCAAAGAAAAAGTCTTTGGCGCCGAGGGGAGCCCCAAGTGGGCGGAGAGGCCGCTGCTAAAGGAGGAGCTTCTTGATCGGTTTTCACTTAATAAACCCtctgggggaaagggaggggggagggggctgccGAATAATCATCTTAGTTTGCTGGCCATGGTCGACTGCTGGTCTGCGCTGGGAATCGTGCCCTACGACCACATGATTTGCTCGACGCCTCTCTTTCGGCTTTGGCTGGGCGTGGCGGAGCATCTGTTCAGGACCCCAGGGTTGCTGGATGAGTGTTTGCGGGTGGGGATTGAAGACAAGAGCTTCAGGAGGGACGATTTGCAGTTTGCGATTGCCGCGGCCGGTTGGGCAGAATGTGTCAGTCTGAGGCAGTTTGACActtggagggagaggttcGCCGTGACGCAAAAGTTCTTTGAGCCGAGATTCAAGGGGGCCGTGGAGGTGGGGCAGGCCATGATTAAGGCTGTGTTGGAGAGCGAGAAGGAGTAG
- a CDS encoding hypothetical protein (EggNog:ENOG503NU1I; COG:C; COG:G), translating into MTGDFESPSPGGHLPTEAETKDGNLRLVTETQNGQQVTVVRDADNHIVYPTYVPPATLSPVSGDSPSTSPSPKTTTMSEPNQDREKGGQREAKGKQQAEEPKVEQPRKVQTEPTDRTASPRPQARNWATEFPQPDKTFTMPAPPRRAGTNLSAIPPGVDYSSSSDSSSSSSDDEEDYHTQLSNKKKHKKKSKKPTPEEEEDRYRRFKIGNPHYKTRGKVSKRDGRLSISVKDTSQTGYLAKALGTAAKHMVPLKPPPGGSDSESSKSVAAHFKGVPTRKRTASTIDIKSLKPPKLNIVIMVIGSRGDAQPFLKIGKILKEKYGHRVRIATHPAFRDFVEQDSGLEFFSVGGDPSELMSFMVKNPGMIPTLSSVKAGDIQKRRAAMAEMFQGFWKACINATDDEHDVKNIKMMGKRDPFVADAIIANPPSFAHIHCAEALGIPLHLMFTFPYTPTQAFPHPLASIKRSNVEEGYTNFISYPLVEMMVWQGLGDLVNEFRVGTLGLDPVSTLWAPGATYRLHVPFTYLWSPGLVPKPGDWGEEVEVAGFVFLELADNFKPPGELERFLGRSDQGGGEGEERVDEKPVVYIGFGSIVVDDPERFTEMIFEAVELAGVRALVSKGWGGLGGDKLDVPEDVYMLDNTPHDWLFPRVKACVIHGGAGTTAIALKCGKPTMIVPFFGDQHFWGSMVGNAGAGPEAVPYKELTAEKLAEGIKFCLRDEAREAAEKIARDIEREGDGAENACEAFHKGLLIQREVKGGGRSSMRCSILPDQVAVWRMKETGLRLSPIAAEMLVERGLVSWKKLRLLRHNEWNDFEGPGEPVTGVAGSIMGTVGNVFGGIGGVPYRVAKSAKKRKDKEKGKRKKRKDDKRQQQQQQQNGNDEGDGEEPPQAETATTHAIDDRRSDSSSVRSNPAEEVAHHVGRGALKSASAIAKAPVDLSLALAQGFHNAPRLYGDDTVRRPIRVTGMKSGLKAARNEFAYGIYDGVTGVVRLPYRGAKEGGLGGFARGVGMGLTGLVLKDLAAVIGPVGYTLKGVVKQAERGKQPIKYIRRARIVQGERDTEALSEEEKARLSKEAVKGWSVMWKLWDEMVKQEKKKKRGRSIKAKLGGKARRRRKRKEWDVVFESVEVAEKALEALKKGEDMDVVLERVEKERGAGHSPVAVENGQSNMLESTENKDFAGVGKREADAETARTKVPSPLEMNGVGSGSKVDGEVVMGEEKKEEKEEDMKENPFSVATPAIAKNKEENRLTMEAIEVRP; encoded by the coding sequence ATGACGGGAGACTTTGAGTCCCCAAGCCCAGGAGGCCATCTGCccaccgaggccgagaccaAAGATGGAAACCTCAGGCTAGTTACCGAGACCCAAAACGGCCAGCAGGTTACTGTTGTCCGTGATGCCGATAACCACATTGTGTATCCCACCTACGTCCCACCTGCAACTCTCTCTCCTGTGTCAGGAGATTCGCCTTCTACATCGCCCTCACCAAAGACTACCACCATGTCCGAACCGAATCAAGAtagggaaaagggggggcaGCGGGAGGCAAAAGGGAAGCAGCAAGCGGAGGAACCAAAAGTCGAACAACCTCGCAAGGTCCAGACAGAACCAACAGACAGAACAGCCTCCCCTCGCCCCCAAGCTCGAAACTGGGCCACCGAATTCCCCCAACCCGACAAAACCTTCACCATGCCTGCTCCCCCTCGTCGAGCCGGCACGAATCTTTCGGCGATTCCCCCTGGAGTAGACTATTCTAGCAGCAGCgactcctcttcttcttcttccgacgacgaagaagactACCATACCCAGCTttccaacaaaaagaagcacAAGAAGAAATCCAAGAAACCAACccccgaggaagaagaagaccgaTACCGCCGCTTCAAGATCGGAAACCCTCACTACAAAACCCGCGGCAAGGTCTCCAAGCGCGACGGCCGGCTGAGCATTTCTGTCAAGGACACCTCCCAGACGGGGTATCTAGCCAAAGCTCTCGGGACCGCAGCAAAGCACATGGTGCCACTGAAGCCGCCCCCGGGCGGTTCAGACTCTGAATCCTCCAAGTCGGTCGCCGCCCACTTCAAGGGGGTTCCCACCCGGAAACGGACCGCTTCCACGATCGATATCAAGTCGCTCAAACCACCCAAACTCAACATCGTGATCATGGTCATTGGCTCCCGGGGTGACGCACAACCGTTTCTCAAGATTGGGAAGATCCTCAAGGAGAAGTACGGACACCGCGTCCGTATTGCCACCCACCCCGCCTTTAGGGACTTTGTCGAGCAGGACTCTGGACTGGAGTTTTTTTCTGTCGGGGGGGACCCGTCTGAGCTGATGAGCTTCATGGTGAAGAACCCGGGCATGATTCCGACCTTGTCGTCGGTCAAGGCGGGGGACATACAGAAGCGGCgggcggccatggcggaGATGTTTCAGGGGTTTTGGAAGGCGTGCATCAACGCCACCGACGACGAGCACGACGTGAAGAACATCAAGATGATGGGCAAGCGGGACCCGTTCGTGGCGGATGCGATCATTGCGAACCCGCCGAGCTTTGCGCACATTCACTGCGCCGAGGCGCTGGGGATTCCGTTGCACTTGATGTTTACTTTTCCTTATACCCCGACGCAGGCGTTCCCGCATCCGCTGGCGAGCATTAAGAGGAGcaatgtggaggaggggtataCGAACTTTATCAGTTACCcgttggtggagatgatggtgtggcAGGGTTTGGGAGACTTGGTGAATGAGTTTAGGGTTGGGACGCTGGGGCTGGATCCGGTGAGCACGCTCTGGGCTCCCGGGGCGACGTATCGGTTGCATGTGCCGTTTACGTATCTTTGGAGTCCGGGGTTGGTGCCGAAGccgggggattggggggaggaggtggaggtggcggggttTGTGTTTTTGGAGCTGGCAGATAATTTTAAGCCGCCGGGGGAGCTCGAGAGGTTTTTGGGGAGAAGCGATcagggtggtggggagggggaggagagggtggatgagaagCCGGTGGTGTATATTGGGTTTGGGAGCATTGTTGTGGATGACCCGGAGAGGTTCACCGAGATGATCTTTGAGGCGGTGGAGTTGGCGGGTGTGAGGGCGTTGGTTAGTaaggggtggggaggacTGGGGGGGGACAAGTTGGATGTTCCCGAGGATGTGTATATGCTTGATAATACGCCTCATGACTGGCTGTTCCCTAGGGTGAAGGCGTGTGTCATCCATGGAGGGGCGGGGACGACGGCGATCGCGTTGAAGTGTGGGAAGCCGACGATGATTGTGCCGTTTTTTGGGGATCAGCATTTTTGGGGGAGCATGGTTGGCAATGCGGGGGCTGGGCCGGAGGCGGTGCCGTATAAGGAGCTGACGGCGGAGAagttggcggaggggatCAAGTTTTGTTTGAGGGATGAGGCtagggaggcggcggagaagatTGCGAGGGATATTGAACGGGAGGGGGACGGGGCGGAGAATGCTTGTGAGGCCTTCCATaaggggttgttgattcagagagaggtgaagggaggggggaggagctcGATGAGGTGTTCGATTCTGCCGGATCAGGTGGCGGTTTGGCGGATGAAGGAGacggggttgaggttgagccCTATTGCGGCGGAAatgttggtggagagggggctggtgagctggaagaagctgaggttgttgagacaTAACGAGTGGAATGATTTTGAGGGGCCGGGGGAGCCGGTGACGGGTGTGGCGGGGTCGATCATGGGGACGGTTGGGAatgtttttggggggattgggggggtgCCGTATCGGGTTGCGAAGAGTGCTAAGAAGCGGAAGGataaggagaaggggaagaggaagaagaggaaggatgacaagaggcagcagcagcagcagcagcagaacgGGAATgacgagggggatggggaggagccACCTCAAGCTGAGACTGCTACTACTCATGCCATTGACGACCGGAGATCGGACTCTTCTTCTGTACGCTCCAACCCGGCAGAGGAAGTAGCTCATCATGTCGGTCGTGGCGCCCTCAAATCGGCCtccgccatcgccaaagcCCCTGTCGACCTCAGCTTGGCCCTCGCTCAAGGCTTCCACAACGCCCCTAGACTTTATGGAGACGACACCGTCCGGCGACCCATCCGCGTTACTGGGATGAAATCAGGTCTCAAAGCAGCCAGAAATGAATTCGCGTACGGCATCTACGACGGCGTCACGGGCGTCGTTCGCCTCCCCTACCGCggagcaaaagaaggtgGCCTTGGTGGGTTTGCAAGGGGCGTGGGTATGGGACTTACAGGGCTTGTGCTCAAGGACCTGGCTGCTGTCATTGGGCCGGTTGGGTACACGCTCAAGGGAGTGGTCAAGCAAGCTGAACGGGGGAAGCAGCCGATCAAGTACATCAGGCGGGCGAGGATTGTTCAGGGTGAACGAGACACGGAGGCGTTgagcgaggaagaaaaggcGAGGTTGAGCAAAGAGGCGGTGAAGGGGTGGTCGGTGATGTGGAAGTTGTGGGACGAGATGGtcaagcaggagaagaagaagaagcgggGGAGGAGCATCAAGGCTAAGCTTGgagggaaggcgaggaggcgCCGAAAGAGAAAGGAATGGGACGTGGTGTTTGAGAGTGTGGAGGTTGCGgagaaggcgttggaggcgctgaagaagggggaggatatggatGTTGTTTTGGAGCgggtggagaaggagaggggggcgggTCATAGTCCTGTTGCGGTTGAGAATGGGCAGTCGAACATGTTGGAGAGTACGGAAAATAAGGACTTTGCGGGGGTTGGGAAAAGGGAGGCGGATGCTGAGACTGCTAGGACGAAGGTTCCTAGTCCGTTGGAGATGAATGGGGTGGGTAGTGGGAGcaaggttgatggggaggtagTGATGGgtgaggaaaagaaggaggagaaggaggaggatatgaaGGAGAATCCGTTCTCGGTGGCCACGCCGGCGATTGCAAAGAATAAGGAGGAGAATAGGCTGACGATGGAGGCTATTGAGGTTAGGCCTTAG
- a CDS encoding hypothetical protein (COG:D; COG:L; EggNog:ENOG503NXMJ) yields the protein MVVLNFTLSEDGVAVLHDALACMFKFSDEVCLEARKEKLMLTTLNISKSAYVCYSFAATRFFSGYKFEGSPQYREKFSCQLYIKSLLAIFRTRQGGGETAYGRDASIERCDVAIDDGVGKKSRLVARVSFRNGITASHILPYEVKAPTHAKFNKQEARNQWAISSKTLRQLMDHFGPGIELLDINTDEDSNLVNFTCFTEKVQKRGGANNETVLKKPLHTNIAVEMDEFDNVQVEDKLHIIISVKDFRAILQHAQITSGELATSYSNPGRPMKLYYAADGILCEFILMTVGEKDAREPRQKTARPNASAKTPRPELDAASHRASSMSTSGRQQALPDPTPQTVAQPPQQPQNPTSSRPRPPPAFHLRPPQQPPPGTAQSEDSLFMGPAPHELDDDRQWEPINPDEGEEEEENARLEWNSTSDPNISTLRINSYLQKSSTSTEDTPSDCLVSGLDPTQRLSQVRKFGLFTD from the exons atggtggtgctcaACTTCACTCTGAGTGAAGATGGCGTGGCCGTGCTCCACGATGCATTGGCATGCATGTTCAAGTTCAGTGACGAGGTCTGTCTCGAGGCCAGGAAGGAAAAG CTTATGTTAACAACGCTGAACATCTCCAAATCGGCTTATGTTTGCTATTCCTTCGCCGCAACCCGCTTCTTCTCCGGGTACAAATTCGAGGGAAGCCCCCAGTACCGCGAGAAGTTCTCATGCCAGCTCTACATCAAGTCCCTACTCGCCATCTTTAGAACGCGGCAGGGTGGCGGCGAGACTGCCTACGGGAGAGACGCCTCCATTGAACGCTGCGACGTAGCCATTGACGATGGCGTTGGCAAGAAAAGCCGTCTTGTTGCTAGGGTTTCTTTTAGGAACGGGATCACTGCCTCGCATATTCTCCCATACGAAGTCAAAGCACCCACCCACGCAAAGTTCAACAAGCAAGAGGCAAGAAACCAATGGGCCATCTCTTCCAAAACACTTCGCCAGCTCATGGACCATTTCGGACCAGGCAttgagctcctcgacatcaacacaGATGAGGACAGCAACCTCGTCAACTTTACATGCTTCACCGAAAAGGTCCAGAAACGGGGCGGCGCTAACAACGAGACCGTCCTCAAAAAGCCCCTTCACACCAACATCGCGGTCGAGATGGACGAGTTCGACAATGTCCAGGTTGAGGACAAACTCCACATCATTATCAGCGTCAAGGACTTTCGCGCCATCCTCCAGCATGCTCAGATTACCAGCGGAGAGCTAGCCACAAGCTACAGCAACCCAGGCCGTCCCATGAAGTTATACTACGCAGCTGATGGCATCCTGTGCGAGTTTATCTTGATGACTGTTGGCGAGAAAGATGCCAGAGAACCAAGGCAAAAGACCGCCCGCCCAAATGCCTCTGCAAAGACTCCCAGGCCAGAGCTTGACGCGGCATCACACAGAGCTAGTTCAATGTCCACTAGTGGCCGCCAGCAAGCTCTGCCAGACCCAACCCCGCAAACCGTGGCCCAACCGCCACAACAGCCACAAAATCCAACATCGTCGAggcctcgccctccaccGGCATTTCACCTCCGCCCGCCACAGCAGCCACCCCCGGGGACGGCACAGTCGGAGGACTCCCTGTTTATGGGACCGGCGCCCCATGAGCTGGACGATGACCGGCAGTGGGAGCCTATCAATCCTgacgaaggcgaggaagaggaggagaatgccAGGTTGGAGTGGAACTCTACCAGTGATCCG AATATATCCACTCTGCGTATTAATAGTTACCTGCAGaaatcctccaccagcacagAGGACACTCCATCTGATTGTTTGGTGTCAGGACTCGATCCAACCCAGCGCCTTTCACAG GTCCGTAAATTCGGCTTGTTCACCGATTAA